The window ttgatACGcagaagaaaatttttttttaatttgctATACCACTTTTTTAACTCCAACCTGAATAGAAGAATTCCTTCTTTTGAGAAAGGCGATTCTTTTCCCTTATTAACCTCAAAAgtgatgtatatatatatttaatacatttacTTGTACTTGTAAATGTACATTCGcgcataaataaatatatagttcatatatatatacatatatatatatatatatgaactatatatatgcatacatatatatgcgcgtacatatatatgtatgtacacatatgtaaACATTTACATGTATGCATTTTTGATATTAAATTCAAGAAgctatacatttaatttatttgcaAACGAGCTAAAAATGGCAAAGAAGTCAAAGAAAAGTGCGGGTGATAATATCAACGCAAAACTACAACTTGTCATGAAATCGGGGAAGTATCAGTTTGGAAGAAAATCATGTTTAAAGGCTTTGAGAACTGGAAAAGgtacttcaaaaaaaaaaaaaaaaaaaaaaaaaaaaaaaaaacgaagaGGATAATTATTAACACGTGCATATGcgtgtatacatacatacatacatggaGTGTACCGCATCGTGGGTAGTTAATCAGTAACATTCCATAACCCATGTGTGTAGTGGCTGAAACCGTTTTTCCGTTTATTCAGGAATActtatttatgcataatcGTGTATTTATAATGCGCtgtgtatataatacatttttacctgcacatgtacatacaatttatgtgcatattatgtaatttaCTTCCTTTTTAGGGAAATTAGTAATTGTTAGTAGCAATTGTCCACCTATTCAAAGAAGTGTAATTGAATATTACGCTATGCTTTCCAAATGTGGTGTTCATGATTATCATGGAGATAATAACGACCTGGGGACAGCCTGCGGTAAATTGTTCCGTATTAGTTGTTTGGTCATTACGGATGTTGGTGACTCAGACATAATTAAAACGAACGAATAGTATGCTACCGTTTAGCAAAAAGAagagaacaaaaatataaaaatgcacatatgtatgcttacatgtgtatacatgtatgtatatatatatatatatatatatatatatatacgtacgtatatacgtgtatatatacgtgtttACGCGCGCGCGAAACCCCCTCTtgaaccttttttttttttttattcccttttgtttttcatcTACATTTTCgttttaaaggaaaaaaaaaaaaaaaaaaaaaaaaagaaacttactatttcattttgtaaaaCTTGTAACGATGTAATAAGAAAACTTCCATTTTTGAAAGAgcttataaaatttattttaaatgttatatatatatatatatatatatgtgtgtatacatgtatgtgtacacatgtatatgtacacatgtatatgtacacatgtatatgtacacatgtatatgtacacatgtatatgtaggTGTGTGTCATATGTGGCGATTGGAAAGGTGACATGCTGACTTGTtcagaaaaaatgaacattttttttatatgagaATAAAATCCATTCATTTGAAATAATCATGACAACGATGACACAGATAGACATAGTGGAAATATAGTATTGCACTGTCGAACGAAGGGATAGATTGCCAATTTTTCTAGTCATAATGAATATGCCTCAATATGaccaattaaaaaaaaaataataataaaataaaatataaaaaaaaaaaaaaaagaatgtccatgttactactattactgcTATAAAATCTCCTGCATAAATAGCATATCACTGCTCGAACAGTAAATAATaaggaaatattaaaaatatggacCTGTTagtttcatatataatatgtaaaaaattatatcgaAATATTTCTGACGTGCAAAAAATATGCTCATGTCCCCAAAGTGAAAACGTAATTGATGATAAACACACTTTATAGTAACaatgaatattatgaaaaaaaagttttcttataaaaaaaaaaaaaaaaaaaaagaagaaaaaagaaaaattaatcataaataaatgcaaaacAGAATTAAATATTTGCTTCTTTATTTTGGACTCCACATCCCCAAACGAGTACCAAATAAAACCTTCAAATATTTCTGTCgattaatttgtattttctcTTCCACTTTTTTTATCGTTTC of the Plasmodium malariae genome assembly, chromosome: 6 genome contains:
- the PmUG01_06010800 gene encoding 60S ribosomal protein L30e, putative, with translation MAKKSKKSAGDNINAKLQLVMKSGKYQFGRKSCLKALRTGKGKLVIVSSNCPPIQRSVIEYYAMLSKCGVHDYHGDNNDLGTACGKLFRISCLVITDVGDSDIIKTNE